TACAAGAGCTTCCCCAGTCCCTGCGGCCGCGGATAAAGGCCCCGGGGCGAGCTCTGAGCCAGCAAGTATGTAGGGGTACTCACCCCGGGCTGAGACGGGTATGTGGGAGAGCTCAGCGAACCCGGACACGGCACGACCGGCCACACTCCCTACTCAAACCGCCCCAGCAGCGCCGCGGCCTCACCGCTGAGGGAAGGCCCAGCACCGCCCACCTGCAGCACGGGGCGGGAGGGGACGGAGCTGCCACATGTCCCACAGAACGCCCACAGCCCCGcctcagctggagctgctgctgggcggGTGATGTGCTCCCGAGTGGTTGGTAGTGAAAGGGTGGAACGTTCTCTCACTATCGACTATGAATATAGGTTgttccaactttttttttttttttttttccccatagaagACCCACAAGGGTCGTCGAGCTCAACTCCCggctccacacagaaccaccTTAAATTCGAACCATgtgtccaaacattccttgagcTTTGGcacctcagggctgtgcccgctgccctgggctgcctgttccGTAAccaccgccctctggtgcaCTGACATTTGTATGTCTGAATATTAAATAGGACCTTTCAACAAGGGGGTCCTGGTTTTAAAAGATTCAAATCCTGCAGTTACCCCGTGCTCTGAGGCATTGCCACTGACATATGTCATCTTGATCAATGTCAAATGACACCAAATGATCAGATCTTCTTCTTGTTGGGCTAACTGTATTGTGTCTGCTgttatttattccattttaattcTGACAAAAAAGACCAGCAGAGGGCCaccttcttttaaaatactcagATGGAAAAGAATGAGGTGTATTAATGAAGCATTAACCAAGAGAAAGTTTGGtaagaaagccaagaaaatggCAGGGTGAACACTGTAGAATAATACTAAAGGCACTGAACCAGattaaaactgtttcatttcagtttttatacaTATTACAAAAGATTTTTGCAATAACTCACACGTTTATACATAGATGACCAAGCTCAAATTTCACAAATAGCTACAATACTATACAAAGTAGGCCTGATAACACTGGATTTATGTTCAACTTATAATAcagtttaaaaggaaacaaagattttACATGCCACTTATAGTACATTCTTATTTACAAGGCAAGTTCAGCATAAGAAGTGTAATAAGCTTTTTACAAGTAAtaagataaatatttacaagCATTTGTGGTACCTCCACTTCTGAGTGGCCAAAGTCAGCTGGGAGTCCTTCCTCTGCCAGCGATAAATCTGATTTACTACAATGATACCTTCCTCAATCCTCCCTACAAGGAGATACACCGTAGGACGATGGGTTTGAATCATCCTCTGTGTACAGTTTTCATTGATAAGCAGCCATTGCTGTATCATGTGCTGAGTTTCATAAGGCAAAAGCGAGCCCTGGGTAATGAATTCCACGTGGCACTCAATGTTGTACTCTTGGTGGGCAattactgctctttttttgGACAGCTTTACTTTCactgctaaggaaaaaaaggaaacacgTAAGTCACTCAGTTTGTTTAAACATAGAAATAAACACTACCCATTAAAGCAGGAAGATTCCTTAAACATACTCTCCTAATTCCTGGTGATGGTGTACGGTGACATCTTCTCCCACAGCAGTATAGATtataaaagttttttttaataattttgtaactTATTTAATTAGGCAActaggaaaacatattttcacaaAGATGTGTAATGTATTTTTGCCATCATTGTATATGTGATGGTGACTGGATAGTTAGATATCGTAAGCTGTTGGTGTTGTTCTAATACCATGAGGGCAACCTCCTTGCCCAAACTATTCTACAGAgactcattttgtttctgtcatgAACCTCTCAGCAGTAATGCTTGGTGATACCACCCTTTTAGATATTCCCTTTCCATCACAGGCCTCTATCTATCAAACACAGGTAACTCCACCAACACTCCTTAGCATGTAATTTCTCTGCAGTACTTGATCTAAAGCCAGCTGTATTCACGAGCAGTCTCTATTGATTTCAAAGGGCTTTGCAGGACATTTCTAGGGCAAACTCAAAAGTATTGCCTGTCACTTCAGTAAGAGAACGTGAggtaagaatttattttttatgattttctgaGTCATTTCAGTAAGTCATGGATTGTGAATTAATGCACGAGTAACAAGGACATGCCATTCACTGGTGAAACAACCAAAGTTTTACTGGGTTTAATTACTAATAAAAGACAAACtggtttatttgcttgcttttgccAGGAATATTTTCCATATACCATACTGTACTGCAATGAAGCCAGCCCAACATGAACAGAAAAGCtatttgtttgtaaaatagATGACAAAGAGGTCTTTTGTGCATAATAATTCCTTACATTTTGCTCAGAAAGAacatattctgaaaaataaccCAAAGTTGACTCAGTATCTAAGCTCTCAGGATGGAATTTTGAAACCCCAGCAGAAGCTGTGAGCTATTTTAATCctaattttaaagcattttagaaGGAGAACTGATAGTTCAATAGCAGCCGTATTAACAAGGACTTACCAAAATTACTGTCACAGAAAACTTCGAGAACTCTTTTGTGTGTAAAGAATTCCTCCACTGCTGGGCAGGTCTGGCATGCAGGCTTTGGTAGGACTGGTAAGAAATGGCAAAGTCTCATCATTATCTTTTAGAGTGTTCGGTATTAGTTTTCTGCTATGAAAGCTGAGAGCTTGCTGTTTAACTATGAGTAACTATAGAAAATACACAATTGTTCAGTGGTAATGTAAGCATCTGCACGCTTCTCCCAAAGCATGGCTAAGCATGGCTAGGGAGGAAAAGGAGTTTCTGTTTCCATGCCCATTCACTCCTTGTTTAGACTGACAAAGTCAATCACAAACATCAAATACAGTATTAAAtagagttttattttcagtatagCTGCGGGGTGGGGAAGGGGTCAAGTGAGAATTCTGTCAGTGACCCCAGGTTCAGCTGGGATAGTACTGAGGACATAGGAACTGGAGTGTGGCAGCAGCAACTTACTTGTAGTGGCATGTACATAAGTAAATAAACCTAAGCACATTTGAAGATTTGACTGTCAATGTCACACTAACTCAGGTTTCCCTAAGGAAAATCAGATAATAAATCCTCCCAACTTTTCCAAGTTGATCTGAAGACCAATTCCATTAAACATGAGTTTATCAGATCCCTGATGAAGTTGGTAAGTCAGTAAAGAGACctcaaaataaatcagatacAGTGCTGACATGGATATGGTACTGCCTGTAGCTGTGCAGGGAGATAATCACTTCCTCTGCTATTTGTAGACCAGCTACTCTTCATTTAACTGAAGCGATGCTGACTCACGCCATCTGAGGAGTGCCTCAGTTTTCACTGCAGGCATTAGCACTTCCCCCCCTCTGCACAAACAAGTACATATAGATGCAACTCCAATTACAAAGTCACAGACTGAGAACTGTGTCCGTTCTATCTTTTACCTGCAGCATGCAGTACAGCCACCCTGCCATCTTTCACCTACCTTTGTGCAAGTATTTATGTTCCTTTGTAAGTGATGCCAGACACATGTCCTCGTCTGCGGGGAACCGGTTGCAGTCCAGACTTTCTGGCCAGGTGTGCCCATGGCAGGCAAGTACAGGAGCGCAGCTGTCCCGCACACCAACACACATActcctgcagggatggatgaACCTGCACCAGAGGGAGCACCAGGCTGAAGCTGTTCAGTTCACTCAGTGATAACaaagtatttcagcagtgatttctgtgcAAAGTACATGCTAATATTTGACATCCTTCAGTAAGAATTCAGTTCTAGAAATGGTTTATGCTTCTATGTTATAGAATTACAttatttgtaaaatgcttttcttactATCTGAGAAAATCCTTGTCAAAAGCCTGAGTCTCTCTGCAATGGGTAAATTGGTTTCATTGTCAGCTATGCTCAGCTTTAAattaacaagaacaaaatttcaactgaaacaaattaaaatatggTATTCTTTAGCAACAGTATCAATTTCCACAAAGCAAATTAAAGTTTAAGTGGGACTTAAGTGCTTTTGAGTGCTTTTCTTCCCAACAAGTATGAAAAAGttaacagaattatttcagatGAAGTGGAGATCACCTTTCCATTACAATTAACATACATTTGATTTGATCCCTGTTCTGGGTGCTGTGATACTTACGTGTCCAGGCAGATGGGCGCAAATAGAGAGCACAGGAACATCCTCACATGAGGGTGACAGTCCGTGTGCACCAGGTGCTGCCAGGTGGTGGATTTTCGGACGACCTCTGCCATGCTTGTGTGTCCCATCAGGTTGGGAAGCCTCATTTCCGAGTACCCAATCTCATGGCACATGTCCATCTCCTTGGGTATCACTACACATTTGGTGGATAATCCAATGTCAAAGCTTGTGCCCACCCTTAGGAAACCACTCAGGgtgaaaacaagtatttttgcAGCCAACAACATCTTCCTGTGAGTTCCAGCTTGCCAAACAGGGAGCTGTCAAACCTCCCAAGTACAGGGGCATGCTGAAAACTCTGTGGCTTATATACCCCAAGAGCTTAATGAACCCTTGGTTTTCAACTGCTTATCAAATCACTTGAAACGGCACTGGCTCTTATAGCCTATCCAAGTGATTGTTGTGATAACCAGGGAGGTGGAGACAAGATATAGAAGTATGTTCCCTAAAGGCATAGATTAGCTATAGGCTTTCACGTGCCTGACAGCATCAGCTGCTAGTAGCGTGCTATGTGGTATATTAAATTTTGACACCTAGGAgtcttgctctgtgctttctaaATCAAATTAAGAGATCCCCCAGAAAAGTGGCTGGGCAGACAAGCTGTCTCCTAGGGCTGCTGTGtctcctttgttttcagacCCTGCTGACcagccagaagaaaacagcCCAGATTGACTTATcaagtgaaaatgttttgcttgtgcTAATTGCTCATGTCTCTTCCACTGTTTTACAATGTAGAAGGGGCACTTTCTTTATTTGCACAAGCATCAA
The Coturnix japonica isolate 7356 chromosome 1, Coturnix japonica 2.1, whole genome shotgun sequence DNA segment above includes these coding regions:
- the LOC107308537 gene encoding secreted frizzled-related protein 2-like, which gives rise to MLLAAKILVFTLSGFLRVGTSFDIGLSTKCVVIPKEMDMCHEIGYSEMRLPNLMGHTSMAEVVRKSTTWQHLVHTDCHPHVRMFLCSLFAPICLDTFIHPCRSMCVGVRDSCAPVLACHGHTWPESLDCNRFPADEDMCLASLTKEHKYLHKVLPKPACQTCPAVEEFFTHKRVLEVFCDSNFAVKVKLSKKRAVIAHQEYNIECHVEFITQGSLLPYETQHMIQQWLLINENCTQRMIQTHRPTVYLLVGRIEEGIIVVNQIYRWQRKDSQLTLATQKWRYHKCL